The Halobacterium litoreum genome includes a region encoding these proteins:
- a CDS encoding metallophosphoesterase family protein — protein MLVLGDAHATTPDRRRALFAAYRAADADVALQAGDLMYYDLPYPTYFIGGNNEDFDVIDALRHGRVRSDDVANATLLHSTVEDVQGLRVAGLSGNYAPTQFEKPRAMLHGDRRRHFVRDDVERAKALSDVDVFLAHEAPHGLPVTEEYEVGCQYIDEILDALDPDLCLVGHHHEHAESTYGDTRVVGLEPTWKSYYELDPETLAVTRRDTPSA, from the coding sequence ATGCTGGTCCTCGGCGACGCCCACGCCACGACGCCCGACCGACGCCGCGCCCTCTTCGCCGCGTACCGCGCCGCGGACGCCGACGTGGCGCTCCAAGCCGGAGACCTGATGTACTACGACCTCCCGTACCCGACCTACTTCATCGGCGGGAACAACGAGGACTTCGACGTCATCGACGCGCTCCGACACGGTCGCGTCCGGAGCGACGACGTGGCCAACGCGACGCTCCTCCACAGCACCGTCGAAGACGTCCAGGGACTTCGGGTCGCGGGCCTCTCGGGGAACTACGCGCCGACCCAGTTCGAGAAGCCGCGCGCGATGCTCCACGGCGACCGGCGGCGGCACTTCGTGCGCGACGACGTCGAACGCGCGAAAGCGCTCTCGGACGTGGACGTGTTCCTCGCGCACGAAGCCCCTCACGGCCTCCCCGTCACCGAGGAGTACGAGGTCGGCTGCCAGTACATCGACGAGATTCTGGACGCCCTCGACCCGGACCTCTGTCTGGTCGGCCACCACCACGAACACGCCGAGAGCACGTACGGCGACACGCGCGTCGTCGGCCTCGAACCAACGTGGAAGTCGTACTACGAACTCGACCCCGAGACGCTCGCGGTCACGCGACGCGACACGCCGTCGGCCTGA
- a CDS encoding DUF5789 family protein — protein sequence MTREVKLNELAAELDALSYPATHADASTELSDVVLLYADGEERFVDVLDRSNEDVFVSRDDLESEVFSLLPTEAVGEPGQSEGEG from the coding sequence ATGACACGCGAGGTCAAACTGAACGAGCTCGCCGCCGAACTCGACGCGCTGAGTTACCCGGCGACCCACGCGGACGCCAGCACCGAACTGTCGGACGTCGTCCTCCTGTACGCGGACGGCGAGGAGCGATTCGTCGACGTCCTCGACCGGTCGAACGAGGACGTCTTCGTGAGCCGCGACGACCTCGAATCCGAAGTGTTCTCTCTGCTCCCCACGGAGGCCGTCGGCGAACCCGGCCAGTCCGAGGGAGAGGGGTGA
- a CDS encoding methyltransferase domain-containing protein translates to MMLLVRGDREFLVAPGEELHTDLGVVEAPEDPEPGQVVETHLGEPFTVRKLRGPDLFNHFERTGAPMMPKDIGLIVGHTGACREDRVLDAGTGTGVLAAYLGRLGASVVTYEQKSEFAEVARENMELAEVADSVEVRAGDVTEDLDSLGEFDLLTLDTQDAPDVVARADDLLVSGGYVAVYSPFVENARDAAQAARDAGLANVESMETIQREMDFDDRGSRPSTAGVGHTGYLLFARKP, encoded by the coding sequence GTGATGTTGCTCGTTCGGGGCGACCGCGAGTTCCTCGTCGCCCCCGGAGAGGAGTTACACACCGACCTCGGCGTCGTGGAGGCGCCCGAGGACCCCGAACCCGGGCAGGTCGTGGAGACGCACCTCGGGGAGCCGTTCACGGTGCGGAAACTCCGCGGCCCGGACCTGTTCAACCACTTCGAGCGCACCGGCGCGCCGATGATGCCCAAGGACATCGGGCTCATCGTCGGCCACACGGGCGCGTGTCGCGAGGACCGCGTGCTCGACGCCGGAACGGGGACGGGCGTGCTCGCGGCGTACCTCGGCCGCCTCGGCGCGAGCGTGGTGACCTACGAGCAGAAGTCGGAGTTCGCCGAGGTCGCACGCGAGAACATGGAACTCGCGGAAGTCGCGGACAGCGTCGAGGTCCGGGCGGGCGACGTGACCGAGGACCTCGACTCCCTCGGCGAGTTCGACCTGCTGACGCTGGACACGCAGGACGCTCCGGACGTGGTCGCGCGCGCCGACGACCTGCTCGTCTCCGGCGGCTACGTCGCGGTGTACTCGCCGTTCGTGGAGAACGCCCGCGACGCCGCGCAGGCCGCCCGCGACGCCGGCCTCGCGAACGTCGAGTCGATGGAGACCATCCAGCGCGAGATGGACTTCGACGACCGCGGCAGCAGGCCGTCGACGGCGGGCGTCGGGCACACCGGCTACCTGCTGTTCGCGCGGAAGCCGTAG
- the dapA gene encoding 4-hydroxy-tetrahydrodipicolinate synthase, whose amino-acid sequence MQLSTPIDGVYPAMTTPLTADGSIDFDRLRDDARRLVDRGVDGLVPVGTTGESATLTHDEHVEVVEAVADAAGDDVPIIAGAGSNSTHEAVGLAARSVDAGADALLLISPYYNKPEPAGMEAHYREIADRVDAPQIVYNVPSRTGRNIAVDTAVSLASHENVVGYKAASGDVGRVSEVIERTRDEEFSVLSGDDGLTLPILSVGGRGAISVTANVEPERVSDLVWAALEGDDETARERHHELADLNRALFAETNPIPVKAAQELSGQGPANYRSPLSDATDATRERLERALDALPEREVTA is encoded by the coding sequence ATGCAACTCAGTACACCAATCGACGGCGTCTACCCCGCGATGACGACGCCGCTGACAGCCGACGGCAGTATCGATTTCGACCGACTCCGCGACGACGCGCGCCGCCTCGTGGACCGCGGCGTGGACGGCCTCGTCCCCGTGGGGACGACCGGCGAGAGCGCGACGCTCACCCACGACGAACACGTCGAGGTCGTCGAAGCGGTCGCCGACGCGGCCGGCGACGACGTGCCGATTATCGCCGGCGCGGGCAGCAACTCCACCCACGAGGCGGTCGGCCTCGCGGCGCGCTCCGTGGACGCCGGCGCGGACGCCCTGCTCCTCATCTCTCCGTACTACAACAAGCCCGAGCCCGCGGGGATGGAGGCTCACTACCGGGAGATTGCCGACCGCGTCGACGCGCCCCAAATCGTCTACAACGTGCCGTCGCGGACCGGGCGCAACATCGCCGTGGACACCGCCGTCTCGCTCGCCAGCCACGAGAACGTCGTGGGATACAAGGCCGCGAGCGGCGACGTGGGCCGCGTCAGCGAGGTAATCGAGCGCACCCGCGACGAGGAGTTTTCGGTGCTCTCGGGCGACGACGGCCTGACGCTCCCGATTCTCTCGGTCGGCGGCCGGGGCGCAATCAGCGTCACCGCGAACGTCGAACCCGAGCGCGTGAGCGACCTCGTGTGGGCGGCTCTGGAGGGAGACGACGAGACAGCCCGCGAGCGCCACCACGAACTCGCGGACCTGAACCGCGCGCTGTTCGCGGAGACGAACCCGATTCCGGTGAAGGCCGCACAGGAACTCAGCGGGCAGGGGCCCGCGAACTATCGGTCGCCGCTGTCGGACGCGACCGACGCGACCCGCGAGCGACTGGAGCGCGCGCTGGACGCGCTCCCGGAACGCGAGGTGACCGCATGA
- a CDS encoding DUF5787 family protein, translating into MADSEFGFELRVCAWAEQWPPDGDAASFVARQLGTRNRRWDTLVIEVDPDALRRRADFGAERLDSDLLHVVRHAPDDWQFYRDALPHPGYPWRYVREAVHRASDRDVVETRRDGNKIQLRRKWAYPDWVERIVAIENKPDLDASAADALADQLERDVALGLADEVWLATESDGDGVERALLTEMPVEAGILAFDGGEASVEWHPRTLAAEAAGTRITERPSGGEYDQSAARFEYVDADWKREKRLEIAERAYERGWRSYLDTMRPDCRHFDVERGEHGYLPRCRAKNREQTAAECSGSCPEYEPEPPAWRQKEWPIEGGPGAAIRRVLDARRSRER; encoded by the coding sequence GTGGCCGACTCCGAGTTCGGATTCGAGTTGCGGGTGTGCGCGTGGGCGGAGCAGTGGCCGCCCGACGGCGACGCGGCGAGTTTCGTCGCGCGCCAACTCGGCACCCGGAACCGGCGCTGGGACACGCTCGTAATCGAAGTCGACCCCGACGCCCTCCGGCGGCGCGCGGACTTCGGCGCGGAGCGCCTCGATTCCGACCTCCTGCACGTCGTCCGGCACGCACCCGACGACTGGCAGTTCTACCGGGACGCCCTCCCGCACCCGGGCTACCCGTGGCGGTACGTCCGCGAGGCCGTCCACCGGGCGAGCGACCGTGACGTGGTCGAGACCAGGAGAGACGGGAACAAGATTCAACTCCGCCGGAAGTGGGCGTACCCCGACTGGGTCGAGCGCATCGTCGCCATCGAGAACAAGCCGGACTTGGACGCGTCGGCGGCGGACGCGCTCGCGGACCAACTCGAACGCGACGTGGCGCTCGGCCTCGCCGACGAGGTGTGGCTGGCGACCGAGAGCGACGGCGACGGCGTGGAGCGCGCGCTTCTCACCGAGATGCCCGTCGAGGCCGGGATTCTCGCGTTCGACGGCGGCGAGGCGTCCGTCGAGTGGCACCCGCGGACGCTCGCCGCGGAGGCGGCGGGGACGCGAATCACCGAGCGCCCGTCCGGCGGCGAGTACGACCAGTCGGCGGCGCGCTTCGAGTACGTGGACGCCGACTGGAAACGCGAGAAGCGCCTCGAAATCGCCGAACGCGCCTACGAGCGCGGCTGGCGGTCGTACCTCGACACGATGCGCCCGGACTGCCGGCACTTCGACGTGGAACGCGGCGAACACGGCTACCTCCCGCGCTGTCGGGCGAAGAACCGCGAACAGACGGCCGCCGAGTGCTCCGGGTCGTGTCCCGAGTACGAGCCGGAGCCGCCGGCGTGGCGACAGAAGGAGTGGCCCATCGAGGGCGGGCCGGGCGCGGCGATTCGGCGCGTGCTAGACGCCCGGCGGTCGCGCGAGCGCTGA
- a CDS encoding nascent polypeptide-associated complex protein — translation MFGGGGMNPRKMKQMMEQMGIDVDELDATEVVIKQGDGTELVFSDPDVTKMDARGQETYQIIGEPSERESAAAAVEGGEESESDDGGIPEGDVEIVAQRTGASEDEAREALADTDGDLAAAIERLE, via the coding sequence ATGTTTGGAGGCGGCGGCATGAATCCGCGGAAGATGAAGCAGATGATGGAACAGATGGGCATCGACGTCGACGAACTCGACGCCACGGAGGTCGTCATCAAGCAGGGCGACGGCACCGAACTGGTGTTCTCCGACCCGGACGTCACGAAGATGGACGCCCGCGGGCAGGAGACCTACCAGATTATCGGCGAGCCGAGCGAGCGCGAGAGCGCGGCGGCGGCCGTCGAGGGCGGCGAGGAGAGCGAGAGCGATGACGGCGGGATTCCCGAGGGCGACGTGGAAATCGTGGCCCAGCGCACGGGCGCGAGCGAGGACGAAGCGCGGGAGGCGCTGGCGGACACCGACGGCGACCTCGCGGCGGCCATCGAGCGACTGGAGTGA
- a CDS encoding DUF7513 family protein, with protein MSLLKKYTKGWSFRTNKPGFDEGDELSVFVTGTEDGVAIARIGDSKLRLPDAPEDLVDKRVRLRVTAFDENDHTGEAEYLETVGESAF; from the coding sequence ATGAGCCTCCTGAAGAAGTACACGAAGGGCTGGTCGTTCCGCACGAACAAGCCCGGTTTCGACGAGGGCGACGAACTCTCGGTGTTCGTCACGGGCACCGAGGACGGCGTCGCTATCGCGCGCATCGGCGACTCGAAACTGCGCCTGCCCGACGCCCCTGAGGACCTCGTGGACAAGCGCGTGCGCCTCCGCGTCACCGCGTTCGACGAGAACGACCACACCGGGGAAGCCGAGTACCTGGAGACGGTCGGCGAGAGCGCGTTCTAG
- a CDS encoding bis(5'-nucleosyl)-tetraphosphatase: MTVEATSAGAILFRDTRDRREYLLLKSRPGDWEFPKGGVEGDEELQQTAIREVQEEAGIEDFRLIDGFRDDYDYVFEANGDRIHKTVHLFIARSFEASAELSNEHSDLQWRDYEQAINTITQDGPRDILRDAHDFLDEEIEA; this comes from the coding sequence ATGACGGTCGAAGCGACCAGCGCCGGAGCGATTCTGTTCCGCGACACGCGGGACCGGCGCGAATACCTCCTCCTGAAGAGCCGGCCCGGGGACTGGGAGTTCCCGAAGGGCGGCGTGGAGGGGGACGAAGAGCTCCAACAGACGGCAATCAGAGAGGTACAGGAGGAGGCCGGCATCGAGGATTTCCGCCTCATCGACGGCTTCCGCGACGACTACGACTACGTGTTCGAGGCGAACGGCGACCGCATCCACAAGACGGTCCACCTGTTCATCGCGAGGTCTTTCGAGGCGAGCGCGGAGTTGTCCAACGAGCACTCGGACCTCCAGTGGCGGGACTACGAGCAAGCCATCAACACCATCACGCAGGACGGGCCCCGCGACATCCTCCGGGACGCCCACGACTTCCTCGACGAGGAAATCGAAGCCTGA
- a CDS encoding transcription factor S, with translation MEFCDECGSMMKAEDELWVCGSCGNKQPKDPDASYVVTEGQEDTEIVDVSDAQDKGLPTTEVVCPKCENDEAHWYMQQIRSADESETRFFICTECEHRWREDDN, from the coding sequence ATGGAATTCTGCGACGAGTGCGGTTCGATGATGAAGGCCGAAGACGAACTCTGGGTCTGCGGGAGTTGCGGGAACAAACAGCCGAAAGACCCCGACGCCTCCTACGTCGTCACCGAAGGCCAGGAAGACACCGAAATCGTCGACGTGAGCGACGCCCAGGACAAGGGCCTCCCGACCACGGAAGTCGTCTGCCCGAAGTGCGAGAACGACGAAGCCCACTGGTACATGCAACAGATTCGGTCCGCCGACGAGTCCGAGACGCGGTTCTTCATCTGCACGGAGTGCGAACACCGCTGGCGCGAAGACGACAACTAA
- a CDS encoding Na+/H+ antiporter NhaC family protein encodes MSGDDEYEDDLSEELADAEAAAAGEGPRIDFYGGEAMSAFPLVFFVIWAIVQSGILRIGDTTGLVAGMLVGLILGLFFVKGSWKGYANTIFEGMTRRVAATAVVAWLWAGMFAETIQVGGFVSGLVWAADAAGVGAGLFPAITFILAGLLATGIGTGYGTTVAFTALFFPAGVLLGANPVVLFGAILSGAVFGDNLAPVSDTTIVSAVTQDADIGGVVASRFKYAIVAAVLAFAGYIVAGTSTNGVDVAGDAGDLLVASADPAGLLHLVSMFVVIGTAVAGRHIVEAISWGIVVAFVFNVATGLAPISEMVVFRADETLGIAQDFAFLPFVELVDTTQEGVSTGVGGSLYAGAQGFFPLIVLVLLIVAAAQIMIRGGGFRAIQDWLLDSVATTVRRAEATMVLGTAFVNSMITINTAAEIAIAPYIARLGERFNINGYRRANILDANTSALGYIFPWSGGVLVGYSVIQGLPDQYDWFSQSMVVNPVEVVPYVFHGWFLVGIFVVAALTGFGLEYTSDRESEEVARL; translated from the coding sequence ATGAGTGGTGACGACGAGTACGAAGACGACCTCTCGGAGGAGCTCGCGGACGCCGAAGCCGCGGCCGCCGGCGAGGGGCCGCGCATCGACTTCTACGGCGGCGAAGCGATGAGCGCGTTCCCCCTGGTCTTCTTCGTCATATGGGCAATCGTACAGAGTGGCATCCTCAGAATCGGCGACACCACCGGCCTCGTCGCCGGGATGCTCGTCGGCCTCATCCTCGGACTCTTCTTCGTGAAGGGCTCCTGGAAGGGGTACGCGAACACCATCTTCGAGGGCATGACCCGGCGCGTCGCCGCCACCGCCGTCGTGGCGTGGCTGTGGGCCGGCATGTTCGCGGAGACCATCCAGGTCGGCGGGTTCGTCTCCGGCCTCGTGTGGGCCGCCGACGCGGCCGGCGTCGGCGCCGGCCTCTTCCCCGCGATTACGTTCATCCTCGCGGGGCTGCTCGCCACCGGTATCGGCACCGGCTACGGCACGACCGTCGCGTTCACCGCGCTGTTCTTCCCGGCGGGCGTCCTGCTCGGCGCGAACCCCGTGGTGCTGTTCGGCGCCATCCTCTCCGGCGCCGTCTTCGGTGACAACCTCGCGCCCGTCAGCGACACCACCATCGTCAGCGCGGTCACGCAGGACGCCGACATCGGCGGCGTCGTCGCGTCGCGGTTCAAGTACGCCATCGTCGCCGCCGTCCTCGCGTTCGCCGGCTACATCGTCGCGGGGACGTCGACGAACGGCGTCGACGTCGCGGGAGACGCGGGCGACCTGCTCGTCGCGAGCGCCGACCCCGCCGGTCTCCTCCACCTCGTCTCGATGTTCGTCGTCATCGGCACCGCGGTCGCCGGGCGGCACATCGTCGAAGCCATCTCGTGGGGCATCGTCGTCGCGTTCGTCTTCAACGTCGCGACCGGCCTCGCCCCCATCTCCGAGATGGTCGTCTTCCGGGCGGACGAGACGCTCGGCATCGCCCAGGACTTCGCGTTCCTGCCGTTCGTCGAACTCGTCGACACCACGCAGGAGGGCGTGAGCACGGGCGTCGGCGGGAGCCTCTACGCGGGCGCACAGGGCTTCTTCCCGCTCATCGTGCTCGTGTTGCTCATCGTCGCGGCCGCCCAAATCATGATTCGCGGCGGCGGCTTCCGCGCGATTCAGGACTGGCTGCTGGACTCCGTCGCGACGACGGTGCGCCGCGCGGAGGCGACGATGGTGCTCGGCACCGCGTTCGTCAACTCCATGATCACCATCAACACCGCCGCGGAAATCGCCATCGCGCCGTACATCGCGCGCCTCGGCGAACGGTTCAACATCAACGGCTACCGGCGCGCGAACATCCTCGACGCGAACACCAGCGCGCTCGGCTACATCTTCCCGTGGTCGGGCGGCGTGCTCGTCGGCTACTCGGTGATTCAGGGCTTGCCCGACCAGTACGACTGGTTCAGCCAGTCGATGGTGGTCAACCCCGTGGAGGTCGTGCCGTACGTCTTCCACGGCTGGTTCCTCGTGGGCATCTTCGTGGTCGCGGCGCTCACCGGGTTCGGGCTGGAGTACACCAGTGACCGCGAGTCCGAGGAGGTGGCTCGCCTATGA
- a CDS encoding DUF5797 family protein yields the protein MTLSEEDRERLADVVELQPTKNSDLQDRWGMESGSDVHQYLEDTLRDYYYRDENSMIRATTEAAALVGEAPEDGEAPAVHMSDTERKVFAVLAGPDERAESVVSVLHAVRDEYSDAADLESGDVRRALQTLKRKGVVEVEHRTVPTYKLAVPREDVNVDTDDE from the coding sequence ATGACCCTCTCCGAGGAGGACCGCGAGCGGCTGGCGGACGTGGTGGAACTCCAGCCGACGAAAAACAGCGACCTGCAGGACCGCTGGGGCATGGAAAGCGGGAGCGACGTCCACCAGTACCTCGAGGACACCCTGCGGGACTACTACTACCGGGACGAGAACAGCATGATTCGCGCGACGACGGAGGCCGCCGCACTCGTCGGCGAAGCGCCCGAGGACGGCGAGGCGCCCGCCGTCCACATGTCCGACACCGAGCGGAAGGTGTTCGCGGTCCTCGCCGGGCCCGACGAGCGCGCCGAGAGCGTCGTCTCCGTGCTCCACGCCGTCCGGGACGAATACTCGGACGCCGCCGACCTCGAATCCGGGGACGTGCGGCGCGCGCTCCAGACGCTCAAGCGCAAGGGCGTCGTGGAGGTCGAACACCGCACCGTCCCGACGTACAAACTCGCGGTGCCCCGCGAGGACGTGAACGTCGACACCGACGACGAGTAG
- a CDS encoding PUA domain-containing protein: MQDADLAALRTVADYQFGAGASAALFPEDADFRIQRSSTGRPQQVARGDGERLVSVGLDGRLTLGTAGGQRLADGLDYPSARVVVGDDSEPFVRDGKNVFAKFVQDVDADVRAGDEVAIVHEDGHLLAVGRAELDAQAMRDFDTGMAVMVRDGVEAE, translated from the coding sequence ATGCAGGACGCGGACCTCGCGGCGCTCCGAACGGTCGCCGACTACCAGTTCGGCGCCGGAGCGAGCGCGGCGCTGTTCCCCGAGGACGCCGACTTCCGAATCCAGCGCTCGAGCACCGGACGCCCACAGCAGGTCGCTCGCGGCGACGGCGAACGCCTCGTCTCCGTGGGCCTCGACGGCCGCCTGACCCTCGGCACCGCAGGCGGCCAGCGTCTCGCCGACGGCCTCGACTACCCGAGCGCTCGCGTCGTCGTCGGCGACGACAGCGAACCGTTCGTGCGCGACGGCAAGAACGTCTTCGCGAAGTTCGTACAGGACGTGGACGCCGACGTCCGCGCCGGTGACGAGGTCGCAATCGTCCACGAGGACGGCCATCTCCTCGCCGTCGGGCGCGCCGAACTCGACGCGCAGGCGATGCGCGACTTCGATACGGGGATGGCGGTGATGGTGCGGGACGGCGTCGAAGCCGAATAA
- a CDS encoding LabA-like NYN domain-containing protein produces the protein MPPIHAGQRVAVLADAQNLYHSAQSVYSQNIDYSSLLEKAVQGRELTRAIAYVIRAQAEDEDTFFDALHDIGFETKIKDIKTFGDGSKKADWDVGMSLDAVALADHVDTVVLCTGDGDFSRLCHHLRHEGVRVEVMAFGASAADELIEAADSFVDLSDREETFLL, from the coding sequence ATGCCGCCGATTCACGCCGGGCAACGCGTCGCGGTTCTCGCCGACGCGCAGAATCTCTATCACTCCGCCCAGAGCGTCTACTCCCAGAACATCGACTACTCGTCGCTCCTCGAGAAGGCCGTCCAGGGCCGCGAACTCACGCGCGCCATCGCGTACGTCATCCGCGCGCAGGCAGAAGACGAGGACACGTTCTTCGACGCGCTCCACGACATCGGCTTCGAGACGAAGATAAAGGACATCAAGACGTTCGGCGACGGGTCGAAGAAGGCCGACTGGGACGTCGGGATGAGTCTCGACGCCGTCGCGCTCGCCGACCACGTCGATACGGTCGTACTCTGCACGGGCGACGGCGACTTCTCCCGGCTCTGTCACCACCTCCGCCACGAGGGCGTACGCGTGGAAGTGATGGCGTTCGGCGCGTCCGCGGCCGACGAACTCATCGAAGCCGCGGACTCGTTTGTCGACCTCAGCGACCGAGAAGAGACGTTCCTGCTCTAA
- a CDS encoding enoyl-CoA hydratase/isomerase family protein, with product MADTVRLDVTDGVATVTIDRPDALNALNVDTLGALRDALAEAEDADARALVLTGAGEKAFIAGADIAAMSEMDTAEAQAYADLGHDVANAIEQFPAPAIAAINGYAFGGGMEMALACDLRVASERALLGQTEIDLGIIPGWGATQRLPRLVDDETARRLVFFGDRLDATDAHEEGLVGEVVAHDELDDHVQDLAAELAAQPATAMRAAKEALNQSHETTLAGGLAFERRTWAGLFGSHDQREGMRAFVEDRDPDFE from the coding sequence ATGGCAGACACCGTTCGACTGGACGTGACCGACGGCGTCGCGACCGTGACCATCGACCGCCCGGACGCGCTGAACGCGCTGAACGTGGACACGCTCGGAGCGCTCCGGGACGCGCTCGCGGAGGCCGAGGACGCCGACGCGCGCGCGCTCGTCCTGACGGGCGCCGGCGAGAAGGCGTTCATCGCGGGCGCCGACATCGCCGCGATGTCGGAGATGGATACCGCCGAAGCCCAGGCGTACGCCGACCTCGGGCACGACGTGGCCAACGCCATCGAACAGTTCCCGGCTCCCGCCATCGCGGCCATCAACGGCTACGCGTTCGGCGGCGGGATGGAGATGGCGCTCGCCTGCGACCTCCGCGTCGCCTCCGAGCGCGCGCTCCTCGGCCAGACCGAAATCGACCTCGGCATCATCCCCGGGTGGGGCGCGACCCAGCGCCTCCCGCGCCTCGTGGACGACGAGACGGCGCGCCGCCTCGTCTTCTTCGGCGACCGCCTCGACGCGACCGACGCCCACGAGGAGGGACTCGTCGGCGAGGTCGTCGCACACGACGAACTCGACGACCACGTCCAGGACCTCGCTGCCGAACTCGCGGCGCAGCCGGCGACCGCGATGCGCGCCGCGAAGGAGGCCCTGAATCAGAGCCACGAGACCACGCTCGCGGGCGGCCTGGCCTTCGAGCGCCGGACGTGGGCGGGGCTGTTCGGGAGCCACGACCAGCGCGAGGGGATGCGAGCGTTCGTCGAGGACCGCGACCCGGACTTCGAGTAG
- a CDS encoding MFS transporter: protein MGILDTDRRVLALAMARMADALGNSFLIVVLPAYIGAEGRVAVESFTGPLAVAGVDLLTVTPALLVGLVLSMFGFLNSFLQPFTGRLSDRAGVRKPFILGGLVLLAVASAAYSVVSDYRLVLVLRALQGIGAALTVPATVALVNELGTTDTRGSNFGVFNTFRLIGFGFGPIVAGVVLTQFGFDAAFAVAVVGALTSFALVEVLVDEPDRQAADAADDLSVAVRGDRGLLDPVFALGVATVCMGICIAMFATLEATINERLQQSSVLFGLQFGAVTLANVLLQVPVGNASDTYGRRPFIVAGFVLLVPSTLAQGYAPTPLTMTLARFVQGVAVAAVFAPSLAVAGDLAREGESGSTLSVLTMGFGLGTAIGPLASGFLVRYGFAVPFAVGSALAALALVVVYTQVRETVENAAPLRPTPGD, encoded by the coding sequence ATGGGCATCCTCGACACCGACCGCCGCGTGCTCGCGCTCGCGATGGCGCGGATGGCCGACGCGCTCGGGAACTCCTTTCTCATCGTCGTCCTCCCCGCCTACATCGGCGCGGAGGGCCGGGTCGCCGTCGAGTCGTTCACCGGCCCGCTCGCCGTCGCCGGCGTCGACCTGCTGACGGTCACGCCCGCGCTGCTCGTCGGGCTCGTGCTCTCCATGTTCGGCTTCCTGAACAGCTTCCTCCAGCCGTTCACCGGCCGGCTCTCCGACCGCGCGGGCGTCCGCAAGCCGTTCATCCTCGGCGGCCTCGTCCTGCTCGCCGTCGCCTCGGCGGCCTACTCGGTCGTCTCCGACTACCGGCTCGTGTTGGTGTTGCGCGCGCTCCAGGGCATCGGCGCGGCGCTCACCGTCCCCGCGACCGTCGCGCTCGTGAACGAACTCGGCACCACCGACACCCGCGGCAGCAACTTCGGCGTGTTCAACACGTTCCGCCTCATCGGGTTCGGGTTCGGCCCCATCGTCGCCGGGGTCGTCCTCACGCAGTTCGGGTTCGACGCCGCGTTCGCCGTCGCCGTCGTCGGCGCGCTCACCAGTTTCGCGCTCGTCGAAGTGCTCGTCGACGAACCCGACAGGCAGGCCGCCGACGCGGCCGACGACCTCTCTGTCGCCGTGCGCGGCGACCGCGGCCTGCTCGACCCCGTGTTCGCGCTCGGCGTCGCCACCGTCTGCATGGGCATCTGCATCGCGATGTTCGCGACGCTGGAGGCCACCATCAACGAACGCCTCCAGCAGTCCTCCGTGCTGTTCGGCCTGCAGTTCGGCGCGGTGACGCTCGCGAACGTCCTCCTGCAGGTGCCGGTCGGGAACGCCAGCGACACGTACGGCCGCCGCCCGTTCATCGTCGCCGGGTTCGTGTTGCTCGTGCCGTCGACGCTCGCGCAGGGGTACGCGCCCACGCCGCTGACGATGACGCTCGCGCGGTTCGTGCAGGGCGTCGCCGTCGCCGCCGTGTTCGCGCCGTCGCTCGCGGTCGCCGGCGACCTCGCCCGCGAGGGTGAGTCCGGCAGCACGCTCTCCGTGCTCACGATGGGGTTCGGCCTCGGCACCGCCATCGGCCCGCTCGCCTCCGGGTTCCTCGTTCGGTACGGGTTCGCCGTGCCGTTCGCCGTCGGCAGCGCGCTCGCGGCGCTCGCGCTGGTCGTCGTCTACACGCAGGTGCGGGAGACCGTCGAGAACGCGGCGCCGCTGCGGCCGACGCCCGGCGACTGA
- a CDS encoding uS10/mL48 family ribosomal protein, translating to MTFVTKLSLKSGDRAALDGVVSDIKETCRRKGAEMKGPHSDAPSEINVPLYAKLGGDRSEKTGDWHYTVYRRRIELHGHDDLARSIMERDFPSSVHVEAELEQVKPLGSA from the coding sequence ATGACCTTCGTCACGAAACTATCCCTCAAGAGCGGGGACCGAGCGGCGCTCGACGGCGTCGTCTCCGACATCAAGGAGACGTGCCGTCGCAAGGGCGCCGAGATGAAAGGCCCCCACTCCGACGCACCGAGCGAAATCAACGTCCCGCTGTACGCGAAACTCGGCGGCGACCGCTCCGAGAAGACCGGCGACTGGCATTACACCGTCTACCGTCGCCGCATCGAACTCCACGGCCACGACGACCTCGCGCGCTCCATCATGGAGCGAGACTTCCCGTCGAGCGTCCACGTCGAAGCCGAACTCGAACAGGTCAAGCCGCTGGGCTCCGCGTAA